In the genome of Nitrospirota bacterium, one region contains:
- a CDS encoding MFS transporter, with protein sequence MDTGRHPPHRPWHEGVTPYQWLVLFVAWLGWVFDSMDATIYAIVLHPALEELLSHSGGGPVTNEMIGWYGGLILSIFLIGWAIGGVLFGVLADYFGRTKTLVATILIYALFTGLAALSQDWWHLAIYRFLTALGIGGEWAAGAAIVAEVWPEDKRTRAAGLLQSAWAAGFFLAAAMNLLLKGYGWRALFLVGIVPAFVAMLVRLWVKEPERWVQAQEREKALGLEHKVLLPELFHAPLRRATLAGSTLAFVAVFGLWGASNWTPTLIGALPDMQGLSRVDIAGKVSYAIMLFNLGALPGYLSFGPLADRFGRRPVFALMCTGSLIMVPVTFFAPHAYTHVLLLLPILGFFSSGIFSGFPIYLPELYPTRLRATGAGFCFNAGRVLASAGPFLTGALVTALGSFGRAASAVALVYLLGLAVLPFAPETKGRPLPE encoded by the coding sequence ATGGACACCGGCCGGCATCCACCCCACCGTCCCTGGCACGAAGGCGTCACGCCCTACCAGTGGCTCGTCCTCTTCGTCGCCTGGCTGGGGTGGGTCTTCGACTCCATGGACGCGACGATCTACGCCATCGTCCTCCATCCGGCCCTGGAAGAGCTGCTGAGTCATTCCGGCGGCGGGCCGGTCACCAATGAAATGATCGGCTGGTATGGCGGACTCATCCTCTCCATCTTCCTGATCGGCTGGGCCATCGGCGGAGTCCTGTTCGGCGTGCTGGCGGACTATTTCGGACGGACCAAAACCCTCGTGGCCACGATTCTTATCTACGCCCTCTTCACCGGACTGGCCGCTCTGTCACAGGACTGGTGGCACCTGGCGATTTACCGCTTCCTGACGGCGCTGGGGATCGGCGGGGAATGGGCCGCGGGCGCGGCCATCGTCGCGGAGGTCTGGCCCGAGGACAAGCGGACCAGGGCGGCGGGTCTTCTGCAATCGGCCTGGGCCGCCGGGTTTTTTCTGGCCGCCGCCATGAATTTGCTGCTGAAAGGGTACGGGTGGCGGGCTCTGTTCCTGGTCGGCATCGTCCCCGCCTTCGTCGCGATGCTGGTGCGCCTCTGGGTCAAGGAACCGGAGCGGTGGGTGCAAGCCCAGGAGCGCGAGAAAGCCCTGGGCCTCGAACACAAGGTCCTGCTCCCCGAGCTCTTCCACGCGCCGCTCCGACGCGCCACGCTCGCGGGCTCGACGCTGGCCTTCGTCGCGGTGTTCGGCCTCTGGGGCGCGAGCAACTGGACCCCCACGTTGATCGGCGCCCTGCCGGACATGCAGGGGCTCAGCCGGGTCGACATCGCTGGCAAGGTGAGCTATGCGATCATGCTGTTCAACCTCGGCGCCTTGCCGGGCTACCTCAGTTTCGGTCCCCTGGCCGACCGGTTCGGACGGCGCCCGGTCTTCGCGCTGATGTGCACAGGCAGTCTGATTATGGTGCCGGTCACGTTTTTCGCGCCGCACGCCTATACGCACGTCCTGCTGCTGTTGCCCATCCTGGGATTCTTCAGCAGCGGCATCTTCAGCGGTTTTCCGATCTACCTGCCCGAGCTCTACCCGACCCGCCTGCGTGCCACCGGCGCCGGCTTCTGCTTCAATGCCGGCCGCGTGCTGGCATCCGCCGGACCGTTCCTGACCGGCGCGCTGGTCACCGCGCTCGGCAGTTTCGGCCGTGCCGCCAGCGCCGTCGCGCTCGTCTACCTGCTGGGGCTGGCCGTCCTGCCGTTTGCACCGGAAACCAAAGGCCGTCCGTTGCCGGAGTAG